From the Hymenobacter yonginensis genome, one window contains:
- a CDS encoding DoxX family membrane protein yields the protein MPAPEFFYILTVVLPILAVALTLWTGGWLRRVYLISVRLLLGAFMLSAGLYKLSDNQIPWLMGPPMNHTLLAKYGLQLFAQFIGVAQLIIGLLLLTGRFALLGALMLVPIWAGIIMFTWSQDWQGVEDWRGTPSLVCGFLILTLGLLLHDYHRLKYVLYPPAQPETIRAVPLRTGPRSLEALWWLGVAIFMGGSLLYPVSLRVMVGTMLAGLLLLLAAGGLLLWRRRRTVAEPVV from the coding sequence ATGCCGGCGCCTGAATTCTTCTATATCCTCACCGTCGTGCTGCCCATTCTGGCGGTTGCCCTAACGCTCTGGACTGGCGGCTGGCTGCGGCGCGTATATCTGATAAGTGTCCGGCTCTTGCTTGGGGCTTTCATGCTGAGCGCCGGCCTCTACAAGCTCTCCGACAACCAGATACCGTGGCTGATGGGGCCACCGATGAACCACACCTTGCTGGCGAAGTATGGCTTGCAGCTTTTCGCCCAATTCATTGGGGTAGCGCAGCTGATCATTGGTTTGTTACTGCTTACAGGCCGGTTTGCGCTGTTGGGAGCCCTGATGCTGGTGCCGATATGGGCAGGCATCATTATGTTTACTTGGTCTCAGGACTGGCAGGGAGTTGAGGATTGGCGGGGTACTCCATCCCTTGTCTGCGGCTTCCTTATTCTAACCCTGGGGTTGCTGCTGCACGACTACCACCGGCTCAAGTACGTGCTCTATCCGCCCGCGCAGCCTGAAACCATCCGGGCGGTGCCCTTGCGCACCGGGCCGCGGAGCCTAGAGGCACTGTGGTGGCTGGGGGTGGCCATATTCATGGGCGGTAGCCTGCTCTACCCGGTTTCGCTGCGCGTGATGGTGGGCACTATGCTGGCGGGCCTGTTGCTACTACTGGCGGCCGGCGGCCTGCTGCTGTGGCGCCGGCGGCGCACCGTCGCCGAGCCCGTCGTCTAG
- the typA gene encoding translational GTPase TypA: MQNIRNIAIIAHVDHGKTTLVDKIIHASKLFDEHQQFDDLILDNNDLERERGITIVSKNVSVRYKDVKINIIDTPGHADFGGEVERVLKMADGVLLLVDAFEGAMPQTRFVLGKAIDLGLKPIVVVNKVDKENCRPDEVHEQVFDLMFNLGATEDQLDFVTLYGSSKQGWMSTDWKVKTDSIIPLLDAVVASIPPAPTLDGTPQMQVTSLDYSSFVGRIAIGRVHRGTLKEGANMSLVKRDGTIKKVKIKELQVFEGLGRTKVSEVSSGEICAVTGIEGFDIGDTLADAENPEGLTTISIDEPTMNMLFTINNSPFFGKEGKFVTSRHLRDRLFKETEKNLALRVKETDREDSFLVYGRGILHLSVLIETMRREGFELQVGQPQVLFQEDDNGNRLEPIEHLVVDVPEETAGKVIELVTMRKGELTIMEPKGDLQHLEFNIPARGLIGLRNNVLTATAGEAIMNHRFSAYEPHKGVIPGRIAGSLISMDTGVGTAYTIDKMQDRGEFFVDPGEEVYAGQVIGEHTRPNDLTINIQKGKKLTNMRASGTDDNAKIIPKRQFSLEEAMEYIQKDEYLEVTPKSIRMRKILLDENERLRSAKKVD, encoded by the coding sequence ATGCAGAACATCCGGAACATCGCCATTATTGCCCACGTTGACCACGGCAAGACCACGCTCGTGGACAAGATCATTCATGCCTCGAAGCTGTTCGATGAGCATCAGCAGTTCGACGACCTGATCCTCGACAACAACGACCTGGAGCGTGAGCGAGGCATCACCATCGTCTCTAAAAACGTATCGGTACGGTACAAAGACGTTAAAATCAACATCATCGACACCCCTGGTCACGCCGACTTCGGCGGCGAAGTGGAGCGTGTACTGAAGATGGCCGACGGCGTATTGCTGCTCGTCGATGCCTTCGAAGGTGCCATGCCCCAGACCCGCTTCGTACTGGGCAAAGCCATCGACCTGGGCCTGAAGCCCATCGTGGTGGTGAACAAAGTCGACAAGGAAAACTGCCGCCCCGACGAGGTGCACGAGCAGGTTTTCGACCTGATGTTCAACCTTGGCGCCACCGAAGACCAGCTGGACTTCGTGACGCTGTACGGCTCCTCGAAGCAGGGCTGGATGAGCACCGACTGGAAAGTTAAAACCGACAGCATCATTCCGCTGCTCGACGCCGTGGTGGCCTCGATTCCGCCGGCTCCGACCCTGGACGGCACGCCCCAGATGCAGGTTACCTCGCTCGACTACTCGTCGTTCGTGGGCCGTATCGCCATCGGCCGCGTGCACCGCGGTACGCTGAAGGAAGGCGCCAACATGAGCCTGGTGAAGCGCGACGGCACCATCAAGAAAGTTAAAATCAAGGAACTGCAGGTGTTCGAAGGCCTCGGCCGCACCAAGGTTTCCGAAGTTAGCTCGGGCGAAATCTGCGCCGTAACGGGCATCGAAGGCTTCGACATCGGTGACACCCTCGCCGACGCCGAAAACCCCGAAGGGCTGACCACCATCAGCATCGACGAGCCGACGATGAACATGCTGTTCACCATCAACAACTCGCCGTTCTTCGGCAAGGAAGGCAAGTTCGTGACCTCGCGCCACCTGCGCGACCGTCTGTTCAAAGAAACCGAGAAAAACCTGGCCCTGCGCGTGAAGGAAACCGACCGTGAGGACTCGTTCCTGGTGTACGGCCGCGGCATTCTTCACTTGTCGGTACTCATCGAGACCATGCGTCGCGAAGGGTTTGAGCTACAGGTAGGCCAGCCGCAGGTGCTGTTCCAGGAAGACGACAACGGTAACCGTCTGGAGCCGATTGAGCACCTGGTAGTGGACGTACCAGAGGAAACTGCCGGTAAGGTAATCGAGCTGGTGACGATGCGCAAAGGTGAGCTGACCATCATGGAGCCGAAAGGCGACCTGCAGCACCTAGAGTTCAACATTCCGGCCCGCGGCCTGATCGGCCTGCGTAACAACGTGCTGACGGCTACCGCTGGTGAGGCCATCATGAACCACCGCTTCTCGGCTTACGAGCCGCACAAAGGCGTAATCCCCGGCCGTATTGCTGGTTCGCTGATTTCGATGGACACCGGTGTTGGTACCGCCTACACCATCGACAAGATGCAGGACCGTGGCGAGTTTTTCGTTGATCCAGGCGAAGAGGTGTACGCCGGCCAGGTTATCGGCGAGCATACCCGCCCGAACGACCTGACCATCAACATCCAGAAAGGCAAGAAGCTCACCAACATGCGCGCGTCGGGCACCGACGACAACGCCAAGATCATCCCGAAGCGTCAGTTCTCGCTGGAGGAAGCCATGGAATACATCCAGAAGGATGAGTACCTGGAGGTAACGCCGAAGTCGATCCGGATGCGTAAGATTCTGCTCGACGAAAACGAGCGCCTGCGCTCGGCCAAGAAAGTAGACTAA
- the msrB gene encoding peptide-methionine (R)-S-oxide reductase MsrB encodes MRSSFLIMLLSVLTLNTACSQKKNTRTDAKMDAADSPRTATAPSGAAKVYPKPKPITGKPDEFPVRKTDAEWRKQLTKEQYYILREQGTERPFNNPYHDNHEKGNYYCAADHNLLFSSETKFESGTGWPSFWAPATENSLKVTADNSLGMSRDELVCAKCGGHLGHVFNDGPKPTGLRYCMDSYGMVFEKAK; translated from the coding sequence ATGCGCTCCTCTTTCCTGATTATGCTGCTGTCGGTGCTGACGCTGAACACGGCCTGTTCCCAGAAAAAAAACACCCGCACCGATGCCAAAATGGACGCCGCCGACTCGCCGCGGACTGCTACGGCCCCTTCCGGCGCGGCTAAAGTGTACCCCAAGCCCAAGCCGATAACCGGTAAGCCCGACGAGTTTCCGGTGCGCAAAACCGACGCCGAGTGGCGCAAGCAGCTCACCAAGGAGCAGTACTACATCCTGCGCGAGCAGGGCACCGAGCGGCCCTTCAACAACCCCTACCACGACAACCACGAGAAGGGCAACTACTACTGCGCCGCCGACCACAATCTGCTGTTCTCGTCGGAAACCAAGTTTGAGAGTGGCACCGGCTGGCCTAGCTTCTGGGCTCCGGCCACCGAAAACAGCCTGAAAGTAACCGCCGACAACAGCCTGGGCATGAGCCGCGACGAGCTGGTGTGCGCCAAGTGCGGCGGACACCTCGGCCACGTCTTCAACGACGGCCCCAAGCCCACCGGCCTGCGCTACTGCATGGATTCCTACGGCATGGTGTTCGAAAAGGCCAAGTAG
- a CDS encoding TrmH family RNA methyltransferase has product MPDLISSPQNPRIKNLLRLQQKSSERREQGLTIIEGLRELTIARAAGVAVATLFVCPELAGPARLTELRALAAGTATEWIEVSKPVFEKVAYREGSDGVLALAQPPRHTLAGLQLPAAPLLLVLEAVEKPGNLGAILRTADAARADAVIICDPRTDLYNPNAIRSSIGCIFTVPTVATTRQELLSWCEQHGIRTYAAALTDHARPYTQYDFRGPTAFVMGTEADGLTPELMQACTETIIIPMGGYIDSLNVSTATAILTFEAVRQRG; this is encoded by the coding sequence ATGCCCGACCTCATTTCCAGCCCTCAGAACCCGCGCATCAAAAACCTGCTGCGCCTCCAGCAAAAGTCGTCGGAGCGGCGCGAGCAGGGCCTCACTATCATCGAAGGTCTGCGCGAGCTCACCATTGCCCGGGCCGCCGGGGTGGCCGTGGCCACGCTGTTTGTGTGCCCCGAGCTGGCCGGCCCGGCCCGCCTGACGGAGCTGCGCGCCCTGGCCGCCGGCACCGCCACCGAGTGGATCGAGGTATCGAAGCCGGTGTTTGAGAAGGTGGCCTACCGGGAGGGCTCCGACGGCGTGCTGGCCCTGGCCCAGCCACCGCGCCACACGCTGGCCGGCCTGCAGCTGCCGGCCGCGCCGCTGCTGCTGGTGCTGGAAGCCGTGGAGAAGCCCGGCAACCTGGGCGCCATCCTGCGCACCGCCGACGCCGCCCGTGCCGACGCCGTCATTATCTGCGACCCGCGCACCGACCTCTACAACCCCAACGCCATCCGCAGCAGCATCGGCTGCATCTTCACGGTGCCCACCGTGGCCACCACCCGGCAGGAGCTGCTGAGCTGGTGCGAGCAGCACGGCATCCGCACCTACGCCGCCGCCCTCACCGACCACGCCCGCCCCTACACCCAGTACGACTTCCGCGGGCCCACCGCCTTCGTGATGGGCACCGAAGCCGACGGCCTCACGCCCGAGCTAATGCAAGCCTGCACCGAAACCATCATCATCCCGATGGGCGGCTACATTGATTCGCTAAACGTGAGCACCGCCACGGCCATCCTCACGTTTGAGGCGGTGCGCCAGCGCGGCTAG
- a CDS encoding DUF3050 domain-containing protein produces MSTQVHSDAIAGLQEALAPARQQLVAHGVYQSLHSLDDLRVFMQHHVFAVWDFMSLLKALQRELTCVEVPWVPRGNPATRRLINDIVLEEETDVDPEGRPASHFELYLRSMRECGADTAPIERLLAALAQGATVAEALEAADAPASVRAFVLDTFRIIESGQPHAVAAAFTFGREDVIPDMFRHLVHDLRQRFPGQLDTFTYYLDRHIQLDEEVHTPLAQQMVRDLCADDATRWQQAEETAVRCMQARVGLWDGIRAALAPRVAG; encoded by the coding sequence ATGTCCACTCAAGTTCATTCTGATGCCATTGCCGGCCTGCAGGAGGCCCTTGCCCCGGCCCGGCAGCAGCTGGTAGCCCACGGCGTGTACCAGTCGTTGCACTCGCTCGACGATTTGCGCGTGTTCATGCAGCACCACGTGTTTGCCGTCTGGGATTTTATGTCGCTGCTGAAGGCCCTGCAGCGGGAGCTGACCTGCGTGGAGGTGCCGTGGGTGCCCCGCGGCAACCCCGCCACCCGCCGCCTCATCAACGACATCGTGCTGGAAGAGGAAACCGACGTCGACCCCGAAGGCCGCCCCGCCAGCCACTTCGAGCTGTATTTGCGCTCCATGCGCGAGTGCGGCGCCGACACCGCCCCCATTGAGCGCCTGCTGGCCGCCCTGGCGCAGGGCGCCACCGTAGCCGAGGCCCTGGAAGCAGCCGATGCCCCGGCTTCGGTGCGGGCGTTTGTGCTTGATACGTTCCGCATCATCGAGTCGGGCCAGCCGCACGCCGTGGCTGCCGCCTTCACGTTCGGCCGCGAAGACGTCATCCCGGATATGTTCCGCCACCTCGTGCACGACCTGCGCCAGCGGTTCCCCGGCCAACTCGACACGTTCACCTACTACCTGGACCGCCACATTCAGCTCGACGAGGAAGTGCACACGCCCCTGGCCCAGCAAATGGTACGCGACCTGTGCGCCGACGATGCCACCCGCTGGCAGCAGGCCGAGGAAACGGCCGTGCGCTGCATGCAGGCCCGCGTGGGTCTCTGGGACGGAATCCGGGCGGCGCTGGCGCCGCGCGTGGCCGGGTAA
- a CDS encoding YqjF family protein, with amino-acid sequence MLSDFSPTPMRSRLHLMRQRWSNLLFAHWPVPPELLRPCLPARLEVDTFAGQAWLGVVPFTMSHIRPLGLPAVPGLSALHELNVRTYATLDGVPGVWFLSLDATQPLGVWAARTLFHLPYLHARISLTETAGTLRAVAERTHRGMAPASFAATWTPGAALPLAQPGTLEYFLTERYHLYTAGADLRQGVLGSTLWRGRLWHEPWTLREATLQEWDSTLVESHGLPTPLGPPLLYAAEPLDVQVQELRRV; translated from the coding sequence GTGCTTTCTGACTTCTCCCCTACTCCGATGCGCAGCCGCCTGCACCTGATGCGGCAGCGCTGGAGCAACCTGCTGTTTGCGCACTGGCCGGTACCGCCCGAGCTGCTGCGCCCCTGCCTGCCGGCCCGGCTGGAGGTGGACACGTTTGCGGGGCAGGCGTGGCTGGGCGTGGTGCCGTTCACGATGAGCCACATCCGGCCGCTGGGGCTGCCGGCCGTGCCGGGCCTGAGCGCCCTGCACGAGCTGAACGTGCGCACCTACGCCACCCTCGACGGCGTGCCGGGCGTGTGGTTTCTGTCGTTGGATGCCACGCAGCCGCTGGGGGTGTGGGCGGCGCGCACGCTGTTCCACCTGCCCTACCTGCACGCCCGCATCAGCCTCACCGAAACGGCCGGAACGCTGCGGGCCGTGGCCGAGCGCACCCACCGAGGCATGGCGCCCGCCTCCTTCGCTGCCACCTGGACGCCGGGGGCCGCGCTGCCGTTGGCGCAACCGGGCACGCTGGAATACTTTCTTACGGAGCGCTACCACCTGTACACGGCCGGGGCCGACCTGCGGCAGGGCGTGCTGGGCAGCACTCTGTGGCGCGGCCGCCTTTGGCACGAGCCCTGGACGCTGCGGGAAGCCACGCTGCAGGAGTGGGACTCGACACTAGTGGAAAGCCACGGCCTGCCCACGCCATTGGGCCCGCCGCTGCTCTACGCCGCCGAGCCGCTGGATGTGCAGGTGCAGGAGCTGCGCCGCGTGTAA
- a CDS encoding STAS/SEC14 domain-containing protein, producing the protein MTLKFENDTTRIYYDDTIPGLIQVWNGFATGAPLREAHEALLQLQQQYGTAKSLSDLRTMRVIPRADQQWIQEVFFPQALAAGYRAVAIITSEDVFNQTSVKNILLHIGQNDTFQAEYFQDESAARAWLAQLP; encoded by the coding sequence ATGACGCTTAAGTTCGAAAACGATACCACCCGCATCTACTACGACGATACCATCCCCGGCCTGATTCAGGTCTGGAACGGCTTTGCTACCGGCGCTCCTCTGCGCGAAGCCCACGAAGCCCTGCTGCAACTACAGCAGCAGTACGGCACGGCCAAATCCCTGAGCGACCTGCGCACCATGCGCGTGATTCCGCGCGCCGACCAGCAGTGGATTCAAGAAGTGTTTTTTCCGCAGGCGCTGGCTGCCGGCTACCGCGCCGTGGCCATCATCACCAGCGAAGATGTTTTCAACCAGACATCCGTGAAGAATATTCTGCTGCATATCGGGCAGAACGATACCTTTCAGGCAGAATACTTTCAGGACGAAAGCGCCGCCCGGGCCTGGCTGGCGCAGCTGCCGTAG
- a CDS encoding acylphosphatase, with protein sequence MAIQHRTFLIHGRVQGVFYRQSTVQQARQLGLHGYARNNPDGTVTIEAEGPADALDALQAWCHQGPPAAHVTQVDVAAGPVQHYTGFEVQR encoded by the coding sequence ATGGCCATTCAGCACCGCACGTTTCTCATTCATGGCCGCGTCCAGGGCGTTTTCTACCGCCAGAGCACCGTGCAGCAGGCCCGGCAGCTGGGCCTCCACGGCTACGCCCGCAACAACCCCGACGGCACTGTCACCATCGAAGCCGAAGGCCCGGCCGACGCGCTGGATGCCCTGCAGGCTTGGTGCCACCAGGGCCCGCCCGCCGCGCACGTCACTCAGGTAGACGTGGCCGCCGGGCCGGTGCAGCACTATACCGGGTTTGAGGTGCAACGGTAA
- a CDS encoding response regulator: MRSVLLVEDDFFDTMTVKKSFEKFSVQHKLYTAFNGLEALDLLLGQNGVEPIRPLPEVILLDLNMPKMNGHEFLAEIRRNPELADIPVFITTTSGMDVDRLNAQNLGVSGYILKPVDFESTTDMVDSMSLLEKLLK; encoded by the coding sequence ATGCGCTCCGTACTGCTTGTAGAAGACGATTTCTTTGACACCATGACGGTGAAGAAGTCATTTGAGAAATTCAGCGTGCAGCACAAGCTGTACACCGCCTTCAACGGCCTGGAGGCCTTAGATCTGCTGCTGGGCCAGAACGGCGTGGAGCCCATCCGGCCGCTGCCCGAGGTGATTCTGCTGGACCTGAACATGCCCAAAATGAACGGGCACGAGTTCCTGGCCGAAATCCGCCGCAACCCCGAGCTGGCCGACATTCCGGTGTTCATCACCACTACTTCCGGTATGGACGTGGACCGGCTCAATGCCCAAAACCTGGGCGTGAGCGGCTACATCCTCAAGCCCGTGGACTTTGAAAGCACCACCGACATGGTAGACAGCATGAGCCTGCTGGAAAAGCTGCTCAAGTAA
- a CDS encoding sensor histidine kinase has translation MRLQLNTKILIGFTVALLVLTLTSLLAYRSIQQLSFYTRQVEHTYQVMQHTSDMRMRTRDAQLAVRNYLLLNDSTRLDEVQGSLDAALRNFDSLLLLTRDNPTQQDRLDSLRQLIAFERALLAKWQRAPASLESARDLVLADKNTLNDIRRLLDEITVDETALLDQRRQNQDFYENTSPLAIVVSAVLAVLIVLWLFSKISRELRANQRLQQQLTTVNDDTARRIEIIENLANQVVQGDFSVKISHDQQRDTLGKLATSLNRMTQTLDENFTALKNRNLELDQFAYVASHDLKAPLRGVMTVVKWIEDELHGELSEQMRQYLDMMKGRLSRLEDLINGLLAYARAGRTEQHIEEVNVAQLVSEVTELVVPLSFRVELADSLPVLHTDRLSLQQVFTNLMSNAAKYHDKPTGTIRIGCRDAGKCYEFRVQDDGPGIAPEYHEKIFLIFQTLRDRHTAESTGIGLSIVKKIIDEQKGTIHVESAAGQGAAFVFTWPKEPVK, from the coding sequence ATGAGGCTACAACTCAATACCAAGATTCTTATCGGCTTCACGGTGGCGCTGCTGGTGCTCACGCTCACCTCGCTGCTGGCCTACCGCAGCATTCAGCAGCTAAGCTTCTACACGCGGCAGGTGGAGCATACCTACCAGGTGATGCAGCACACCTCCGACATGCGCATGCGCACCCGCGACGCCCAGCTGGCCGTGCGCAACTACCTGCTGCTGAACGACTCCACCCGGCTGGATGAGGTGCAGGGCAGCCTCGATGCCGCCCTGCGCAACTTCGACTCGCTGCTGCTACTCACCCGCGACAACCCCACGCAGCAGGACCGCCTCGACAGCTTGCGGCAGCTGATTGCCTTCGAGCGGGCTCTGCTCGCCAAGTGGCAGCGCGCGCCGGCCTCGCTCGAGTCTGCCCGCGACTTAGTGCTGGCCGACAAAAACACGCTGAACGATATCCGGCGGCTGCTGGATGAAATAACAGTGGACGAAACGGCCCTGCTAGACCAGCGCCGCCAGAACCAGGATTTCTACGAAAACACCAGCCCGCTGGCCATCGTCGTGTCGGCGGTACTGGCGGTGCTGATTGTGCTGTGGCTGTTCTCGAAAATCTCGCGGGAGCTGCGCGCCAATCAGCGCCTGCAGCAGCAGCTGACGACCGTGAACGACGACACGGCCCGGCGCATCGAAATCATTGAAAACCTGGCCAACCAGGTGGTGCAGGGCGACTTTAGCGTCAAGATCAGCCATGACCAACAGCGCGATACGCTGGGCAAGCTGGCTACCTCGCTCAACCGCATGACCCAGACGCTCGACGAAAACTTCACGGCCCTCAAAAACCGCAACCTGGAGCTCGACCAGTTCGCCTACGTGGCCTCCCACGACCTGAAAGCCCCGCTACGGGGCGTGATGACGGTGGTGAAATGGATTGAGGATGAGCTACACGGCGAGCTGAGCGAGCAGATGCGCCAGTACCTGGACATGATGAAGGGCCGCCTCAGCCGCCTCGAAGACCTCATCAACGGCCTGCTGGCCTACGCCCGCGCGGGCCGCACCGAGCAGCACATTGAGGAGGTGAACGTGGCCCAGCTGGTGAGCGAAGTCACGGAACTGGTGGTGCCGCTCAGCTTTCGGGTGGAGCTGGCCGACTCGCTGCCGGTGCTGCACACCGACCGCCTGAGCCTGCAGCAGGTATTCACCAACCTGATGAGCAACGCCGCCAAGTACCACGACAAGCCCACCGGCACCATCCGCATCGGCTGCCGCGACGCGGGCAAGTGCTACGAATTTCGGGTGCAGGACGACGGCCCGGGCATCGCGCCTGAATACCACGAGAAGATCTTCCTCATTTTCCAGACCCTGCGCGACCGGCACACCGCCGAAAGCACCGGAATCGGCCTGAGCATCGTTAAGAAGATTATCGACGAGCAGAAAGGGACTATCCACGTCGAGTCGGCCGCCGGCCAGGGTGCTGCGTTTGTATTCACCTGGCCGAAAGAACCGGTGAAGTAA